In Topomyia yanbarensis strain Yona2022 chromosome 2, ASM3024719v1, whole genome shotgun sequence, one DNA window encodes the following:
- the LOC131686118 gene encoding zinc finger protein ZFP2-like isoform X1, which translates to MSFMNCCRLCLEDLPSDDGVVHYCLNETIVDNNSLKVLIEECFGILMSEDETITKVCGSCYEDVQYVHQVRKRIQVTDLAIKNYYSTLHTKLEVEYLEIDDETISLEPKIDLNETEFKEIGHHEECIESVIVEENLSDDESSENESIEDETEDAIFEDQAILPEMDTDGPDEILPQRTIKRRKLNRYKCYICSTDFDTREKFDFHILSHIGSVSLVCSFCELELQTVRQLNRHLRVNHYNPGKLYPCKECEKNGEIREFSANYTLQYHIKRVHQGIVNPPELKHVCTYCGKRYPRASTLRIHENIHTKSVIYDCRFCSKFKTTSRSNLVRHERIHTSEKPSKCDICDARFTQSGHLRLHKAVRHSDERPFVCEICGDNTRFKTKKVLQQHMRTHSNDTCHYDARPKYNNSDKVEPFICRFCGKGFPRKQALTVHENIHTKSVMFECKYCSTFKSVSKSSLMRHERIHTADKRYECDLCGARFTQSNGLKLHKNTVHCEDRPFACDICDNARFKTKYILQAHMRTHLHNSSKGRDGKKSDSLKRTKPQLKCTFCPAVFYKETLLNNHVLDKHSDETVPMIPCKFEDEDTN; encoded by the exons ATGAGTTTCATGAACTGCTGCCGGCTTTGCCTGGAAGATTTGCCAAGCGACGATGGAGTGGTTCATTATTGTTTGAATGAAACTATTGTTGACAATAATTCATTGAAGGTTTTAATTGAGGAGTGCTTCGGTATTTTG ATGTCGGAAGATGAAACTATAACCAAAGTTTGCGGAAGTTGCTATGAAGACGTACAGTATGTCCATCAGGTGCGGAAACGAATCCAAGTTACGGATTTAGCCATCAAAAATTATTATTC AACACTGCATACAAAGCTCGAAGTCGAATATTTGGAGATTGACGACGAAACAATCAGTCTCGaaccaaaaattgatttaaatGAAACGGAATTTAAGGAGATCGGGCATCATGAAGAGTGCATCGAGTCTGTAATTGTCGAGGAAAATCTGTCGGATGATGAGAGTagtgaaaatgaatcaattgaggATGAGACGGAGGATGCTATTTTTGAGGATCAAGCTATTCTACCTGAAATGGACACCGACGGGCCTGATGAAATACTACCACAACGTACGATAAAAAGACGTAAACTTAACCGTTATAAGTGCTACATTTGTTCCACGGATTTCGACACGCGGGAGAAGTTTGATTTCCACATTTTGTCTCATATAGGCTCCGTATCATTGGTCTGTAGCTTTTGCGAATTGGAATTGCAAACTGTCCGTCAATTGAATAGGCACCTTAGAGTGAACCACTATAATCCGGGTAAATTATACCCTTGCAAAGAATGCGAGAAAAATGGAGAAATACGAGAATTTTCGGCCAACTACACGTTACAATATCACATCAAGCGAGTACATCAAGGTATCGTAAATCCTCCAGAATTAAAGCACGTGtgcacttattgtggcaaacgGTATCCTAGAGCAAGTACCTTGCGGATTCACGAGAACATTCATACGAAATCCGTAATATATGATTGTAGATTCTGCTCTAAGTTTAAGACAACTTCCAGATCAAACCTAGTGAGGCATGAGCGAATACACACATCCGAGAAACCTTCTAAATGTGACATATGCGATGCACGATTCACTCAATCGGGCCACCTGCGGTTACATAAAGCTGTTCGCCATAGTGACGAACGTCCGTTTGTTTGTGAAATTTGTGGTGATAATACtcgtttcaaaacaaaaaaagtcctTCAACAACACATGCGTACCCATTCGAACGATACATGTCATTATGATGCGCGGCCAAAATACAATAATTCGGACAAAGTTGAACCGTTTATATGTCGTTTTTGTGGGAAAGGTTTTCCTAGAAAACAAGCTTTAACGGTTCATGAGAACATTCATACCAAATCTGTTATGTTTGAGTGTAAATACTGCTCAACGTTTAAATCGGTTTCTAAATCCAGTTTAATGAGGCACGAACGAATTCACACAGCTGACAAACGGTACGAATGTGATTTGTGCGGTGCACGTTTCACGCAATCAAACGGACTAAAATTGCATAAAAATACGGTTCACTGTGAAGATCGTCCATTCGCTTGTGATATTTGTGATAACGCTCGCTTTAAAACGAAATATATCCTTCAAGCACACATGCGTACCCATTTGCATAATTCGAGTAAAGGTCGCGATGGAAAGAAATCGGATTCGTTGAAGCGAACGAAACCCCAACTAAAATGCACCTTTTGTCCAGCAGTGTTCTACAAAGAAACGTTACTGAACAATCATGTATTAGACAAACACTCGGATGAAACTGTTCCTATGATTCCGTGTAAATTTGAAGATGAGGATACAAATTAA
- the LOC131686118 gene encoding zinc finger protein ZFP2-like isoform X2 → MSEDETITKVCGSCYEDVQYVHQVRKRIQVTDLAIKNYYSTLHTKLEVEYLEIDDETISLEPKIDLNETEFKEIGHHEECIESVIVEENLSDDESSENESIEDETEDAIFEDQAILPEMDTDGPDEILPQRTIKRRKLNRYKCYICSTDFDTREKFDFHILSHIGSVSLVCSFCELELQTVRQLNRHLRVNHYNPGKLYPCKECEKNGEIREFSANYTLQYHIKRVHQGIVNPPELKHVCTYCGKRYPRASTLRIHENIHTKSVIYDCRFCSKFKTTSRSNLVRHERIHTSEKPSKCDICDARFTQSGHLRLHKAVRHSDERPFVCEICGDNTRFKTKKVLQQHMRTHSNDTCHYDARPKYNNSDKVEPFICRFCGKGFPRKQALTVHENIHTKSVMFECKYCSTFKSVSKSSLMRHERIHTADKRYECDLCGARFTQSNGLKLHKNTVHCEDRPFACDICDNARFKTKYILQAHMRTHLHNSSKGRDGKKSDSLKRTKPQLKCTFCPAVFYKETLLNNHVLDKHSDETVPMIPCKFEDEDTN, encoded by the exons ATGTCGGAAGATGAAACTATAACCAAAGTTTGCGGAAGTTGCTATGAAGACGTACAGTATGTCCATCAGGTGCGGAAACGAATCCAAGTTACGGATTTAGCCATCAAAAATTATTATTC AACACTGCATACAAAGCTCGAAGTCGAATATTTGGAGATTGACGACGAAACAATCAGTCTCGaaccaaaaattgatttaaatGAAACGGAATTTAAGGAGATCGGGCATCATGAAGAGTGCATCGAGTCTGTAATTGTCGAGGAAAATCTGTCGGATGATGAGAGTagtgaaaatgaatcaattgaggATGAGACGGAGGATGCTATTTTTGAGGATCAAGCTATTCTACCTGAAATGGACACCGACGGGCCTGATGAAATACTACCACAACGTACGATAAAAAGACGTAAACTTAACCGTTATAAGTGCTACATTTGTTCCACGGATTTCGACACGCGGGAGAAGTTTGATTTCCACATTTTGTCTCATATAGGCTCCGTATCATTGGTCTGTAGCTTTTGCGAATTGGAATTGCAAACTGTCCGTCAATTGAATAGGCACCTTAGAGTGAACCACTATAATCCGGGTAAATTATACCCTTGCAAAGAATGCGAGAAAAATGGAGAAATACGAGAATTTTCGGCCAACTACACGTTACAATATCACATCAAGCGAGTACATCAAGGTATCGTAAATCCTCCAGAATTAAAGCACGTGtgcacttattgtggcaaacgGTATCCTAGAGCAAGTACCTTGCGGATTCACGAGAACATTCATACGAAATCCGTAATATATGATTGTAGATTCTGCTCTAAGTTTAAGACAACTTCCAGATCAAACCTAGTGAGGCATGAGCGAATACACACATCCGAGAAACCTTCTAAATGTGACATATGCGATGCACGATTCACTCAATCGGGCCACCTGCGGTTACATAAAGCTGTTCGCCATAGTGACGAACGTCCGTTTGTTTGTGAAATTTGTGGTGATAATACtcgtttcaaaacaaaaaaagtcctTCAACAACACATGCGTACCCATTCGAACGATACATGTCATTATGATGCGCGGCCAAAATACAATAATTCGGACAAAGTTGAACCGTTTATATGTCGTTTTTGTGGGAAAGGTTTTCCTAGAAAACAAGCTTTAACGGTTCATGAGAACATTCATACCAAATCTGTTATGTTTGAGTGTAAATACTGCTCAACGTTTAAATCGGTTTCTAAATCCAGTTTAATGAGGCACGAACGAATTCACACAGCTGACAAACGGTACGAATGTGATTTGTGCGGTGCACGTTTCACGCAATCAAACGGACTAAAATTGCATAAAAATACGGTTCACTGTGAAGATCGTCCATTCGCTTGTGATATTTGTGATAACGCTCGCTTTAAAACGAAATATATCCTTCAAGCACACATGCGTACCCATTTGCATAATTCGAGTAAAGGTCGCGATGGAAAGAAATCGGATTCGTTGAAGCGAACGAAACCCCAACTAAAATGCACCTTTTGTCCAGCAGTGTTCTACAAAGAAACGTTACTGAACAATCATGTATTAGACAAACACTCGGATGAAACTGTTCCTATGATTCCGTGTAAATTTGAAGATGAGGATACAAATTAA